The genomic interval ACTGGTCGTCGAGCTCGGTCTCCCCCCCGCAGCCGGCGAGGATGACCGCCAGGCAGAGGATGGGGAGAAGGTAGCGCAACCTCATGCCGCCCTCCCGTGCAAAAAGATGAAACTCCTGAATGCAGTATAACAAAAAATCAATCCCCCTTGGACGGCGGCGCCGGGACCGCCTCGCCCTCCATGAGGTAGCGTTTGACCTTCTTCGTGGAGGTTTTTGGGAGCTCCTCGTCGCGGAGCTGAAAGTCCTTGATGCGCTTGAAGGGCGCGAGCTGCTCATTGACGCGCCCCACCTCGCGGCGCAGGGTCTCGCGGATTTTGTGCTGGTCCAGCGCGTAGCCCTTCTCCCGGGCGTTGAGCTCGAAGTGCTCGTAGTCGGGCACGATGACGACCGCCACGTCCTCGCGGCCGGTCTTCTCGTTCCGGCGGCCCAGGGCCACGCACTCGGCGATGAAGGGGCTGCGGGAGAGCTTCTCCTCGATTTCCTCCGGGTAGACGTTCTTGCCGGCGGCGGTGACGATGACGTTCTTCTTCCGCCCGGCGATGTAAACGTATCCCTCGGCGTCAATCCAGCCGATGTCCCCGGTGCGGAACCAGTATTTCCGGTGCTCGGGCGGCACCCGGTCCACCCCCGGCCCGGCGGCGTAGAGGAGGCGGTCGCTGAAATTTTTCACCGTCGGCGGGTCGGCCTCGAAGAAGACCGCCGCGTCGGCCTCGGGGTTGTCCAGGTAGCCGGGCATGACCTGGGGCCCGCGGAAAGAGAGCTCCCCGCGTCCCTCCTCGTCCGGCTCCAGGACCATCACCTCCGAGCCCCACAGGCACGGCCCCACGGAGGCGGGTCGCAGGTTCTCCGTGCCGGCGAAATCCACCGCGTCCACGGGGCTGGTCTCGGTGAGCCCGTAGCCCTGGGAGAGCGGGAGCCCCAGGAGGTGGAACCCGCGGGCGACGTCGGGATCCAGGGCGGAGGCGCCGGACATCATTATCCGCATCTTGCCAAAACCCGCCTTCTCGCGCAGACCCCGGAAGATGCCCCGCCCCCAGTCGGCCTTGAGCACCGACCGCCCGGCCTTCACCATCCCCAGGCTCGCCGAAAAGGCCGCCCGCTTGAGCGCCGGCTGCTTTTTAACGGCGTCGTGGATTCCGGCCAGGAGCTTTTCATAGAGAAGTGGCACCCCGAGAATGAGGGTGCCCTCCCCGTCGCGGATGGCGGCCATGATGTCGCGGCTCTTCAGGCTGGCGGCGTAGATGATCCGGGCGCCGGAATAGAGCGGCATCAGGAAGCCGCACGTGCTCTCGAAGGTGTGAAAGAGCGGCAGCACGCTGACGAATGTATCCCCGGGGCCGGTGTGGACGCGCTGGTAGAGCTGCTTGATGTTGGCGACGACGTTGCGGTGCTCCAGGCGCACCGCCTTGCTCTTGCCCGTGGTGCCGGAGGTGTAGAGGATGGAGCAGGTGTCGGTCGGCGAAGGCCGGGTGGCGGGGGGTTCGACGTCGGGGACCGGCCGGCCCGGAAGCGCCGGGTCCCACGCGTCGAGGACGATGACGTGCTCCAGGTCGGGGTAGCGGTCCCGGTGCTCGTCCACGTCGAGGCAGAATTTCTCCTCGGCGACCAGGATCCGGGCCCGGCTGGCGCGCAGGATGTGGCCGTACTCCGAGGGGGTCAGGAGCGGGTCTATGGGCACGACCACGGCGCCCGATTGGACCACGCCGCAGAAAGCGATACCCCAGCCCGGCTTGTTGGAGGAGAGAAGGGCCACGCGCCCGCCCTTCTCCACGCCGAGCCCCCGCAGGTGGGCGTTGGCCGCCAGAACCCGCCGGGCGAACTCGCGGCCGCCGACGGATTTAAGCCCGCCGTCGAAGTAGCCCAGGAGGAAATCCGCGTCGGGGTAGCTTTCCCCGCGGTGGTCAACCAGCTCGGCCACCGTGGTGGGATAAGCCAGAAGGTCCGGCACGCAGGCGCTTTCGGTCATCCATCCTCCGTCATAGAGGTTGAAATGGAGACAAGGGGTTTAAACCCCTTGCCTCTAAACGGTGTGGTTCGATCAGTGCATACCCGCCCACTCGGCGCGAAGGGACTCGGGAGAGGAGAAGGCTCGCTCGACCTCGCCCCAGTCGCCGTCCTGGATTGAAAGGGTCGCCTCGCGCAGCTCCCCCCGGTGCTCTTCCCACCAGCGGTCGTACTCGTCGTCCAGCCCGGCCGCCGCCAGTTGGGCCAGAACGGACTGGCCGTCGCGCAGGACCGCCTCGGGGTAATCGCCGAGCAGGTCGTCGTCGTAGTAACCCTCGTCTTCGGCCGCTCGCCCCAGGATATAGTCCCCATAACGGGCGAGCTCTCCGGGAACGTAGCGTTCGCCGTCGTAGGCGTACACCCGGTCAATGAAGCTCGCCCGGTAGGCCCGTCCGACGACGAAGCTGGACGCGTAGGCGGTGAAGGTGAAGATTTCGGTGACCCCGTCGGAATCGGCGTCCGCCGCCAGGGGGGCCAGCACGGGTGAGCGGAAGAGCTCCCGGAAGCCGGCGGGCGTGGGCTCCAGGACGACGAGACCGCAACAGATGAGCGCGTCGTTCCCGCCGGTGTTGGTGGGGACGACGACCTCGGGGCGTCCGTCGCCGGTGTAGTCCTCCAGGCTCAGGCTCTCCCCGTAAAAGTCGGACTCGTCCGAGTCGGGGTAAACGTCCACCGGAACGCGACCGCCCTGGGCACCCTCATCCAACCGGTAGAGCCGGACCTCCCCGAAGGAGACGAACCAACCGTACCGGCGCCGCAGCGACTCGACCGCGTATCCTTCGCCGTCCAGCTCCAGCGGAAGGGAGAGGAGGTCCTCGTCGAGCCCCCGGACCACGGTGAGTTGAGGGGATCGGAGCCGCTCCGGACGGCGTCCACGCGGTAGTAACCGCCGTCCCCGTACACGGTGTCGGTCTCGAAGGTGGAGGTCTCCGGCACAGGCGGCGTGGAGCCCCCGCCGTCGCGCGGCACCGGCAGCGGGTTCGCGCCCGCCGGAAAGAGGCAAACCAGGACAAACAACCCGACCGCCCGCATCAGACCACCACCAGTACCGAGCAGTCAAGGTCCTCCATGAGCCGGACAGCCAGGTCGCTCTTCATGATGCGGCCGATGCTCCGCCGCCGGTGTCTGCCGAGGACGATGAGGTCCACCACCTCGGTGTTGGCCAGGTTGACTATCTCGATGTTGGGCCTGCCGGCGAGGACGTAACCCGTCGTCTCCACGCCGGCCTCCGCCCCGAGCTTGAGGATGTACTCCACGTTCCCCTCGGTGGCCAGGCGCATGTCCCGCTCCACCCTCGCGCGTTCCGTCTCCGACTCGTCTCTGAAATCGCCCAGAATGCCCGTGTCTATCACCGAGAGCACGAGGACTCGGGCGCCTGTCTTCTTCGCCAGGTCGAGGGCGACCTCGGCGGCGTGGACGGCGTACTCGCTGCCGTCCGTCGCGATGAGGATTTTCTTGAACAAGCCCCACCTCACCTTTTAAGTGTTCGGGTCGGCATCCACCATGGGCACGAAGAGGACGCCCGTTATCCGGCGTTCGGACAGCCCCTTCCCGGTGACCTTGAAAAGGACGAGGTCCTGGAAGGGGTAGCCGCCGATGGGCGCCACGATGCTCCCGCCCGGGGCGACCTGAGCGCCGATGGCCTCGGGCAGTTCCAGGGGGGAGCAGGTCAGAAGGGCCGCGTCGAAGGGCGCCTCCTCGGGCCAGCCTGAATAACCGTTTCCCAGCCTCTGGTGAACCGCGTCGGCATACCCGGCGGTCTCCAGGTTCACCCGGGCCCAGCGGTGAAGCTGGGGTACGACCTCGACGGAGAACACCTCCGCCCCGCACTCCGCCAGAATGGCCGCCTGATAGCCGGAACCGGTGCCAATCTCCAGGATCCGCTTCCCCGGCCCCGGCTCCACGAGCTGGGTCATCAGCGCCACGATGTAGGGCTGGCTGATGGTCTGGCCGTGGCCGATGCTAAGGGGGCGGTCTTCGTAAGCCGCCCAGGCCTCCGATTTCGGGACGAAGAGCTCCCGGGGCACCTCGCCCATCGCGGCGAGAACCCGCTCGTTCCGAATGTCCCGGACGCGGAGCTGCCGCTCGACCATGCGGCCCCGCGCGGCGGCGAGGGAGTTCCGGCGCTCCACCTGTCCCCCGAACCGTTGAATGGGCTCGCGCGCGCTACAACGAATTTTTAGTGTACCAGAGAATCGGTCCGCTTTCCACGCCGCGCCGTGCTGTTGACAGGTGGGGTTCCCCTCTCTATACTGCCCTCGAATGCAGAGAATCACGGGAGGTTCAACTTGGCCGTAGACCTGCGCGGGCGTCATCTCCTCTCCCTGAGGGACCTCACCCCCGAGGAAATTCTCCAGCTCGTAGAGACCGGCTACCAGCTCAAGCTGGAGCACCTCCGGGGGCAGCCACACCCGCTCCTCGCCGGCAAGACCCTGGCCATGATTTTCCAGAAGCCGTCGCTGCGGACCCGGGTCAGCTTCGAGGTCGGCATGGCCCAACTCGGCGGCCGGGCCGTATACCTCGGCCCCGACGACATCCAGCTCGGGAAGCGGGAGACCACCGAGGACATCGCGACGGTCCTCTCCCGATACGTGGACGGCATCATGGCCCGCGTCTTCGGCCACGAAATAGTGACCGAGCTAGCCCGGCACGCCGGGGTTCAACGTGGCCCGCAGCCTGATTTTCGGCGGCCTGCAGCTCGGGGTGAACGTCCACATCGCCTGCCCCTCGGAGATTTTGGACCAAAAGTCGCCCGATGAGTACGACGAGGTCATCGAGTGGGCGATGGAGAACGGCCCCAAACACGGCGCCGTGCTGACCATCTGCAACCGGCCCCGGGACGCCGTCCAGGACGCCGACGTGGTCTACACCGACGTCTGGGAATCCATGGGCGAGAAGGGCACGAAGACGAAGGACCTATTCCGCCCCTTCCAGCTGAACGCCGAGCTCTTCCACCTCGCCAAGCCCGACGCCGTCATCCTGCACTGCCTGCCGGCCATCTATGACGAGGAGCTTACCTACGACGTGAGCCGCCTGCCCAATTCGGCCATCTTCGACCAGGCGGAGAACAGATTGCACGCCCAGAAGGCCGTGATGGCGATGACGATGCGATAGAACGGCCGGATTTCGGGGAGGGGGACGGTGCCGCCGTTCCCCTTGTCGTAGAAAAGACCCATGAAGGAAGCGTACTTCACTCCGAAAAATATCGCCGAGAGGGCCGCCGCCCTCCTCCGGGCCGCCGACGACTACCGGCGGGAGCCGCCCCTAAAACTTCCGGCCGACGAGACCGCCCTTTTAATCCTCGACATGCAGCGTTATTTCCTCGATGAGAGCTCCCACGCCTTCATCCACGGCGCCCCGGCCATTATTCCGCAAATAAACGCCCTGGCCGCCGCCTTCAAGAACGTCGTCCTCACCCGGCACGCCAACACGCGGGAAAACGCGGGCGCGATGGGCCGTTGGTGGCGGGACCTCATCGAGGACGGCGACCCCATGGGCGAGCTGGACCCCCGGCTGAACGCGCGGGGACAAATCATTGTAAAAACCCAGTACGACGCCTTTTACGGGACGGACCTCGAAAAAATCCTCCGGGGGCGGGGCGTGCGCGGTGTCGTCGTTTCCGGGGTGATGACCCACCTGTGCTGCGAGACGACCGCCCGCTCGGCCTTCGTGAGGGGCTTCGACATCTACCTCCCCGTGGACGCCACCGCCACTTACACCGAGGAGCTCCACCGCGCCAGCCTCCTGACGCTGTCCCACGGCTTCGCGGTTCCGCTCTTGACGGGGGACCTCCTTCGACTACTGGGGGTGGATTCGTGAAAACCGCCCGCGCGGCCGTGGTGGGGTGCGGCCCGGCGGGCATCGCCGCCGCGATTCAACTGGCCCGGCACGGCGTCGAATTCCTCCTCTTCGAACGGGAGCGCCCGGGTGGCCTCCTTTGGAACGCCCATCGGGTGGAGAATTATCCAGGCTTCCCCGGTGGAATTGCCGGCCCGGACCTCGTAAAACTCTTCCTGCGCCAACTCGGGGAGGGCGGAATATTCCCCATTTCCGAGGAGGTCATGGGGGTGGAGAGGCGCCCCGGCGGTTTTCGTCTTCAAACGACCGGCGGCGGGTACGAGGCGGAGCACGTGGTGCTGGCGACCGGCACCCGCCCCAAGCCCTGGGACGGTCCCCCGGTCCCGCCGGAGTGCGCCGACCGGGTCCACACCGAGGTTTATCCCCTCCGCGGTCTCGCCGGGCGGAAGGTTCTGATAATCGGCGCGGGCGACGCCGCCTTCGATTACGCCCTGAGCCTGGCCGAGTCCAACGACGTGACGATTCTGAACCGGGGCCCGCGGACCCGCTGCCTCCCGCTACTGGAACGCCGGGCGTCCCGGGAGCCCCGGATAAGCTACCGCGCCCAAACCTCCCCAGTAAGGCTCACCTTCGCCGACGGCCACCTTCTGGTAAAATGCACCGCGGGGGGCGCGACGGTGGACCTCGAGGCCGACCACCTCCTCCTGGCCGTCGGTCGGGAGCCCGACTTGGGTCTCCTCACCCCGGACCTCTCCGATGGGAACGGGCGGCCGGCCGCGGGGCTGCACGTCATCGGAGACGCGGCGGGGGGAAGGTGCCGCCAGGCGGCCATCGCCGTGGGGGACGGCGTCCGAGCGGCCATGACAATCGCCAACGATTTGGACGAATCGCGATGAGGATAATCGCCGCCAGCGGATCGGACGAGGTGGCCCGGGTCTTTCTGGCGGACCTGGGCTCAGGCCGGCTCGTCGAATTCGTGGAGTCGGTCCAGCCGCCGCTGCCCCGCGAGGATAAGTGGGTCCTCCTGGTCTCCACCCTCCTGGGCTGCCCGGTGGGCTGCCCGATGTGCGACGCCGGGGGCGACTACCGGGGCACTTTGACCGCCGACGAGATTTTCTCCCAGATTGATTTCCTGGTCCGCCGCCGCTACCCCGACGGGCGGATCCCGGCGAAGAAATTCAAGGTCCAGTTCGCCCGCCTGGGCGAGCCGGCGCTCAACCCGGCCGTCCTCGACGTGCTGCGCGGGCTGCCGGGCCGGTACGAGGCGCCGGGGCTCCTGCCCTCGATCTCCACCGTGGCCCCGCGCGGGACGGAGGAATTTTTCGAAAAAACCGCCGGGATAAAGGACGTCCTCTTCGCCAACGGCCGCTTCCAGCTCCAGTTCTCCATCCACACCACCGACGCGGCGCTGCGCGACCAGCTGATCCCCGTAAAGAAGTGGGGCTTTCGGGACATCGCCCGGTACACGGAAGCATTTCACCGGGAGGGCGACCGCCGCGTGACCCTCAACTTCGCCCTCGGCCGGGATGCGCCGGTGGACCCCGCGGTGATGCTGGACCACTTCGATCCGGAGCTTTTCCTGTTAAAGTTCACCCCGCTCAACCCGACCTACGGCGCGCGGCGGCACGGCCTCGCCTCCTACATCGAGCCGGACGAGCCGGGGAAGCGGTACGAGATCCTCGACCGCCTCGCCGAGGCCGGCTACCGGGTGCTCCTGAGCATCGGAGAGCGGGAGGAGGACCGCATCGGCTCGAACTGCGGCCAGCTCCTCCGGCGCCACCTCGACGCCCGCGAGAAGCTGGACGACGGCTACACCTACCCCCTCCAAAGGATTTAACGTGGAGGTCATCCTCGCCCAGGCCGCCGGATTCTGCTACGGGGTGAAGCGCGCCTGCCAGGTGGCCTTCGAGGCCGCGCAGACCCACACCGGGGGCGTGTCCAGCCTGGGTCCGATAATCCACAACCCGCAGATGGTGTCCCGGCTGGCCGAGGCAGGGCTCAGGGTCATCGAGGACCTCGACGCCGCCCGCGTCGGGGCGGTGCTCATCCGCAGCCACGGCGTCCCGCCGGAGGTTCTGGAGAAACTGCGGGACCGGGGGTTCGAGGTCGTGGACGCCACCTGCCCCCTGGTCCAACGGGCGCAGAAGCTGGCCAAAGGACTCGCCGCCGAGGGATACCGGGTGGTCGTCGTCGGCGAGCCGGAACACCCCGAGGTCCGGGCGCTGGTCGCCTGGGCCGACTCGGGCCTGCGCGAGGGCGCCGAGGGGGCCGTGGTGGTCCAATCCGCCGCCGACGTGGCCCGACTGAAGCGCGCCCAGCGCATCGGCGCCGTGGCCCAGACGACGCAGATCGAGGAGGAGTACGTCCGGCTCGTGGGCGAGCTGCTGAAGAGAACCGACGAGCTGAAGGCCCACAACACCATCTGCGACGCCACCGCTCAACGCCAGGCCGCCATGCTCGCGCTCTTAGATAAGGTGGACGGCATGGTCGTCATCGGCGGGCGCAACTCGGCCAACACCACCCGTCTCTTCGAGCGCTGCCGCGAAAAGGGAGGCAAGGCGTGGCACATCGAGACGGCGGAAGAGCTCGACCCCGCGTGGTTCGCCGGGATGTCGCGGGTCGGGGTCACCGCCGGCGCCAGCACCCCGGATTGGATAATCGAGGAGGTCGTCGAGCGCCTGCGGAGTTTCTAATCCGTGAGAGCGATATGAAACGGGCGGGGTACTCAAGCCCCGCTCGACGTTTTCCCCCTCTCCCTGTGGGAGAGGGTCGGGGTGAGGGCTGCCTTAAAAAAAGCGGCGGGGTTAGGAAACCCCGCCCTACGGCAACTTAGATCTACCGCGCAATCACCACCCGCCGGGTTAGGGCGCCGGTATCGGTGGAAAGGCGGACGAGGTACACGCCGGCTGGCAGCACCGAGGTGTCGTAGGCTATTTCGTGGCGGCCTGGGGCGGTGGGGATGCTCACGTAGGACGCTACGAGCCGGCCTGAGAGGTCGTAGAGCGAGAGCTCTACGTTTTTGGTGCCCTCCGGGAGGTAGTAGCTGAGGGTCACCCGGTCCGTCGCCGGGCAGGGGTACGGGGTGTAGAGGGTGAACCACGTGGAGCCGACCAGCTCTCCCTCCTCCCGCCAGGAGAGGAGGATGCCGTCACTCGCTGAATCAGCGCTTAGAACAGGATCATCGGCGGCCCAATCCTCCGTTTGATATACATAAAGTACATCTATATCATCCGATGTTTCAGGATATTCTCCAACCACGCGATAATGTCCGGAATCTCCCACACAACCAAATGGTCCCTGTAGCGTGTGCCCAATCATTACGTCGGTTAATAGAACCGGATCCCTTAACAGATCACCCTCTTCGTTGAATTCTAAGACACCTATTCCATTCACATAATTGGCAAAAAGAATAATGCGACCGTTGTTCGATACAAAGAAGTTCTTCTGTCCGAAACCGACATCTTCGTCTGAATACACGATGCGGCGGTCACGTACCGTATCCCCATCCTTATCAAGGATAATGTATGCCACATAAGCTACGTAGTCTTCATCATGGACCCAAGCAATGTGAACGTGGTCTTGAGAATCCACGCAAATTGCAGGCATATAATCGGATGGCTCGTAAGCTTGTACCCCATTCTTCCCAGGATAACCAAGGTCTTTCATAGGTGTGAGAGGAGTACCGTCATCACCATCAATCTTTCTGTAAACTACGGAATAGTCCTCCATACCGTTGAGACGGCTCCTATCAAAGGTGTAGACGACGTGCACATTCCCGTCCGAATCAACGGCAATCCCTTCACCCCAGGTGGCAATGAGTTCGTATCCCGAGTCCTCCGCGATGCGGTGGTTGTAGCCTAACAACGTTCCATCTGGAGCAATCTTGGCGTGTTGCGGTGACTCCCACCATTTTAAACCATCCCACTCGCTAATGCAGTACAAGAGATGGATATTGTTTCCATTGTCAGGGACGGCGTACATGTAAAGGTTTTCCGGCTCTGCCGGCATAGTGATGAGGAGCTTCGGATTAACCAAACAGGATCCGTTAGCAGTGTCAATCTGTGCGTACCAAATATCGGATAAACCTGTTGTGTTTCTTCTCCAGAAAATGTGGGCATGGCCTTGAGAATCTATCGCTACGGTAGGCGATCTATCATCAATGCCATCTTCGAAGATGCGTGTGGGTGGAATGGTTAGAGTTCCATCTTCTGCAACTTGAGCGTAACTCACATCATAGTAGACAGTGGGCCAACCGCTGAACCAGACAACAAACATCTCGTCGCTTGGAGTGTATTTAGCAACTGGATCAAGTTCGCCGTGGGGACTGTCAATGATGTAAATAGGGTCTGACCAAGGGAAGTCATCAATGTACTGTCCCAGAGCTGCA from bacterium carries:
- a CDS encoding AMP-binding protein, with the protein product MTESACVPDLLAYPTTVAELVDHRGESYPDADFLLGYFDGGLKSVGGREFARRVLAANAHLRGLGVEKGGRVALLSSNKPGWGIAFCGVVQSGAVVVPIDPLLTPSEYGHILRASRARILVAEEKFCLDVDEHRDRYPDLEHVIVLDAWDPALPGRPVPDVEPPATRPSPTDTCSILYTSGTTGKSKAVRLEHRNVVANIKQLYQRVHTGPGDTFVSVLPLFHTFESTCGFLMPLYSGARIIYAASLKSRDIMAAIRDGEGTLILGVPLLYEKLLAGIHDAVKKQPALKRAAFSASLGMVKAGRSVLKADWGRGIFRGLREKAGFGKMRIMMSGASALDPDVARGFHLLGLPLSQGYGLTETSPVDAVDFAGTENLRPASVGPCLWGSEVMVLEPDEEGRGELSFRGPQVMPGYLDNPEADAAVFFEADPPTVKNFSDRLLYAAGPGVDRVPPEHRKYWFRTGDIGWIDAEGYVYIAGRKKNVIVTAAGKNVYPEEIEEKLSRSPFIAECVALGRRNEKTGREDVAVVIVPDYEHFELNAREKGYALDQHKIRETLRREVGRVNEQLAPFKRIKDFQLRDEELPKTSTKKVKRYLMEGEAVPAPPSKGD
- a CDS encoding universal stress protein; translated protein: MFKKILIATDGSEYAVHAAEVALDLAKKTGARVLVLSVIDTGILGDFRDESETERARVERDMRLATEGNVEYILKLGAEAGVETTGYVLAGRPNIEIVNLANTEVVDLIVLGRHRRRSIGRIMKSDLAVRLMEDLDCSVLVVV
- a CDS encoding protein-L-isoaspartate(D-aspartate) O-methyltransferase, whose product is MERRNSLAAARGRMVERQLRVRDIRNERVLAAMGEVPRELFVPKSEAWAAYEDRPLSIGHGQTISQPYIVALMTQLVEPGPGKRILEIGTGSGYQAAILAECGAEVFSVEVVPQLHRWARVNLETAGYADAVHQRLGNGYSGWPEEAPFDAALLTCSPLELPEAIGAQVAPGGSIVAPIGGYPFQDLVLFKVTGKGLSERRITGVLFVPMVDADPNT
- a CDS encoding isochorismatase family protein, with protein sequence MKEAYFTPKNIAERAAALLRAADDYRREPPLKLPADETALLILDMQRYFLDESSHAFIHGAPAIIPQINALAAAFKNVVLTRHANTRENAGAMGRWWRDLIEDGDPMGELDPRLNARGQIIVKTQYDAFYGTDLEKILRGRGVRGVVVSGVMTHLCCETTARSAFVRGFDIYLPVDATATYTEELHRASLLTLSHGFAVPLLTGDLLRLLGVDS
- a CDS encoding NAD(P)/FAD-dependent oxidoreductase; the protein is MKTARAAVVGCGPAGIAAAIQLARHGVEFLLFERERPGGLLWNAHRVENYPGFPGGIAGPDLVKLFLRQLGEGGIFPISEEVMGVERRPGGFRLQTTGGGYEAEHVVLATGTRPKPWDGPPVPPECADRVHTEVYPLRGLAGRKVLIIGAGDAAFDYALSLAESNDVTILNRGPRTRCLPLLERRASREPRISYRAQTSPVRLTFADGHLLVKCTAGGATVDLEADHLLLAVGREPDLGLLTPDLSDGNGRPAAGLHVIGDAAGGRCRQAAIAVGDGVRAAMTIANDLDESR
- a CDS encoding radical SAM protein, whose amino-acid sequence is MRIIAASGSDEVARVFLADLGSGRLVEFVESVQPPLPREDKWVLLVSTLLGCPVGCPMCDAGGDYRGTLTADEIFSQIDFLVRRRYPDGRIPAKKFKVQFARLGEPALNPAVLDVLRGLPGRYEAPGLLPSISTVAPRGTEEFFEKTAGIKDVLFANGRFQLQFSIHTTDAALRDQLIPVKKWGFRDIARYTEAFHREGDRRVTLNFALGRDAPVDPAVMLDHFDPELFLLKFTPLNPTYGARRHGLASYIEPDEPGKRYEILDRLAEAGYRVLLSIGEREEDRIGSNCGQLLRRHLDAREKLDDGYTYPLQRI
- the ispH gene encoding 4-hydroxy-3-methylbut-2-enyl diphosphate reductase; amino-acid sequence: MEVILAQAAGFCYGVKRACQVAFEAAQTHTGGVSSLGPIIHNPQMVSRLAEAGLRVIEDLDAARVGAVLIRSHGVPPEVLEKLRDRGFEVVDATCPLVQRAQKLAKGLAAEGYRVVVVGEPEHPEVRALVAWADSGLREGAEGAVVVQSAADVARLKRAQRIGAVAQTTQIEEEYVRLVGELLKRTDELKAHNTICDATAQRQAAMLALLDKVDGMVVIGGRNSANTTRLFERCREKGGKAWHIETAEELDPAWFAGMSRVGVTAGASTPDWIIEEVVERLRSF
- a CDS encoding T9SS type A sorting domain-containing protein — encoded protein: MKPSLIALILVTAALGQYIDDFPWSDPIYIIDSPHGELDPVAKYTPSDEMFVVWFSGWPTVYYDVSYAQVAEDGTLTIPPTRIFEDGIDDRSPTVAIDSQGHAHIFWRRNTTGLSDIWYAQIDTANGSCLVNPKLLITMPAEPENLYMYAVPDNGNNIHLLYCISEWDGLKWWESPQHAKIAPDGTLLGYNHRIAEDSGYELIATWGEGIAVDSDGNVHVVYTFDRSRLNGMEDYSVVYRKIDGDDGTPLTPMKDLGYPGKNGVQAYEPSDYMPAICVDSQDHVHIAWVHDEDYVAYVAYIILDKDGDTVRDRRIVYSDEDVGFGQKNFFVSNNGRIILFANYVNGIGVLEFNEEGDLLRDPVLLTDVMIGHTLQGPFGCVGDSGHYRVVGEYPETSDDIDVLYVYQTEDWAADDPVLSADSASDGILLSWREEGELVGSTWFTLYTPYPCPATDRVTLSYYLPEGTKNVELSLYDLSGRLVASYVSIPTAPGRHEIAYDTSVLPAGVYLVRLSTDTGALTRRVVIAR